CAAACTAGGTTGCTGCGGGAACATGATCAAACTCAAGCGGGATTAGTGCGTTTGCTATCCGCAAACGAAGACGAACTCAACGACCCTGGCTTCGTGAAAGCAGTCGCTGATGCCTTGCGAAAGGGACTGGAGCACGCGGAAAGCTGTGGGACTCTGGTCAGCCACCTGGGGATGCTTTCCAAGGAGGAAGAGTCGAAAGCTGCTCAGCGTTTTAAGGAACTCAAAGAGGAGGAGCGTCGTTGGACCGAGCTCCCAAGGTGAAAGTTATGTGCCGACTCTATGGACTACTTG
Above is a genomic segment from Lacipirellulaceae bacterium containing:
- a CDS encoding hemerythrin domain-containing protein is translated as MTTKQSNLLCELFLQDHKDFTRKLNCLVEQLDQGSLAAAKRTAFELDVLAGPHVAFEEEVLYPVTGKAQGTPFQTRLLREHDQTQAGLVRLLSANEDELNDPGFVKAVADALRKGLEHAESCGTLVSHLGMLSKEEESKAAQRFKELKEEERRWTELPR